One Simonsiella muelleri ATCC 29453 DNA window includes the following coding sequences:
- the ftsA gene encoding cell division protein FtsA: MVENKQYISALDIGTSKVIALIGELIDDEIHIVGIGQAPSRGLKAGMVTNIDATAQAIKQAMSEAEHMADCKITHLVTGIAGNHIRSLNSQGVVKIKDGEVTQTDIERAKETAKAVNIPPDHQVLHTVVQEYIIDNQPGVREPIGMSGVRLDTRVHIITGAVTAMQNIQKCVQRCNLTVDDIMLQPLASASAVLTEDEKELGVCVIDIGGGTTDIAVYTNGAIRHTAVIPVAGDLITRDLAHALRTPSNSAEYIKINYGVALANIDGLDDMVEVPSVGDRRSRQISRRVLASVIQPRVEEILELTLNELRRSGFPEEVLTSGIVLTGGASLLRGMVELTEEIFDLPVRIGVPPEMAGLSERVRNPRYSTVIGLLQAAKERHQQGQSQSAGISNTSRRNILKKVNVDIFATENSDETDTLEPKRRPVQQPIQQQIEEPQMGWFARLREWINKTL, translated from the coding sequence ATGGTTGAAAATAAACAATATATCAGCGCATTGGATATCGGCACATCAAAAGTCATTGCCTTAATTGGTGAATTGATTGATGATGAAATCCACATTGTCGGCATTGGTCAAGCACCGTCTCGTGGACTCAAGGCCGGTATGGTTACCAATATTGATGCCACTGCTCAAGCGATTAAACAAGCCATGTCTGAAGCTGAACACATGGCTGATTGTAAAATCACGCACTTGGTAACAGGAATTGCAGGCAATCATATACGCAGCCTGAATTCTCAAGGCGTGGTTAAAATCAAAGATGGCGAAGTTACTCAAACCGATATTGAGCGTGCTAAAGAAACCGCAAAAGCTGTCAACATTCCCCCAGACCATCAGGTTTTACACACTGTGGTGCAAGAATACATCATTGATAATCAACCTGGTGTACGTGAACCCATTGGTATGAGCGGTGTGCGTTTGGATACGCGTGTCCACATCATTACGGGTGCCGTTACTGCCATGCAAAATATCCAAAAATGCGTGCAACGTTGCAACCTAACTGTTGATGATATTATGTTGCAACCATTGGCAAGCGCATCGGCTGTATTAACCGAAGACGAAAAAGAATTAGGTGTATGCGTGATTGATATTGGTGGTGGCACAACCGATATTGCTGTCTATACCAATGGCGCGATTCGACACACCGCCGTGATTCCTGTTGCAGGTGATTTGATTACGCGCGATTTGGCACACGCATTACGGACGCCATCTAATTCAGCAGAATACATCAAAATCAATTATGGTGTGGCTTTGGCAAATATTGATGGTTTAGATGACATGGTGGAAGTACCAAGCGTAGGCGATCGCCGTTCACGCCAAATTTCGCGTCGTGTCTTGGCAAGTGTGATTCAACCGCGTGTTGAAGAAATTTTAGAATTGACTTTAAACGAATTACGCCGTTCGGGTTTCCCTGAAGAAGTTTTGACTTCTGGCATTGTCTTAACAGGCGGTGCATCGTTACTGCGTGGTATGGTAGAATTAACCGAAGAAATTTTTGATTTACCTGTACGTATTGGCGTGCCACCCGAAATGGCTGGTCTATCCGAACGCGTACGCAATCCACGCTACTCTACCGTAATTGGTTTGCTTCAGGCAGCTAAAGAACGTCATCAACAAGGGCAAAGTCAAAGCGCAGGTATTTCCAATACCAGTCGCCGAAACATTCTGAAAAAGGTCAATGTTGATATTTTTGCAACAGAAAATTCAGACGAAACCGATACGCTAGAACCCAAACGCCGTCCTGTGCAACAACCTATTCAACAACAAATTGAAGAACCGCAAATGGGTTGGTTTGCACGTTTGCGTGAATGGATTAACAAAACACTGTAA
- a CDS encoding cell division protein FtsQ/DivIB — translation MKYNERLLSGTGLKILYSVVSILLFAAVIRFSMNLSYFHISTVDMVGVRDEQPLKYVNKEQLFEKLKPYLSGSYFHIDLDKAQETAMQTEWVSDVKIQRILPSTVRLTIKEHEPVAVWIREGKTAGLVDSEGKIFQAAYQGKLPEFDGEVNTLPQMATQFKNFNDELHPLRLSILRLQYTPRAAWTMMLNNGIELRLGKQDVNTRMARFVTAWQHSLREHASALDYVDMRYSDGFATRNRAGAVSRPVDADIHDTPEDTKQTQNVKQQ, via the coding sequence ATGAAGTATAATGAACGCCTATTAAGTGGCACAGGTTTGAAAATTCTATATAGTGTAGTGAGCATTCTCCTGTTTGCAGCGGTTATTCGTTTCAGCATGAATTTGAGTTATTTCCACATTTCTACCGTTGATATGGTAGGTGTTCGTGATGAGCAACCATTAAAATATGTCAATAAAGAACAATTATTTGAAAAACTTAAACCTTATTTGTCAGGTAGTTACTTTCATATTGATTTAGATAAAGCTCAAGAAACTGCTATGCAGACGGAATGGGTAAGTGATGTTAAAATTCAACGTATTTTACCATCTACCGTTCGCTTAACCATTAAAGAACATGAACCTGTAGCAGTATGGATTCGTGAAGGAAAAACAGCGGGTTTAGTAGACAGCGAAGGGAAAATTTTTCAGGCTGCCTATCAAGGCAAATTGCCCGAATTTGACGGCGAAGTGAATACGTTGCCACAAATGGCAACACAATTCAAAAATTTTAATGATGAACTCCATCCTTTGCGTTTAAGCATTCTGCGTTTACAATACACACCACGAGCAGCGTGGACCATGATGCTAAATAATGGAATTGAGTTGCGCTTGGGCAAGCAAGATGTGAACACACGTATGGCACGTTTTGTTACTGCATGGCAACATTCATTGCGTGAACACGCGTCAGCATTGGATTATGTAGATATGCGTTACAGTGATGGTTTTGCTACCCGAAATCGTGCAGGTGCCGTCAGTCGCCCAGTTGATGCAGATATTCACGATACACCTGAAGACACCAAACAAACCCAAAATGTGAAACAACAATAA
- a CDS encoding FAD-dependent oxidoreductase, protein MKTIHTQNLIIGFGKAGKTLAADLSKHGQEVILVEQNTEMYGGTCINIGCIPSKKLLVEGAKRSLENDKTSVFQAAMSAKNGLIPKLRTANFAKLDNLDNVQVIHAKAHFKDDKTVILQSDNDKTEVSAERIFINTGADSNRLDVAGADGKRVFYSTEMLSLTERPKRLIIVGGGYISLEFAFMYKQFGSEVTILDNSETFLPREDRDVAEEMLRILNSKKINVVQNMNVHGFVEHAHETVVQTTQGDFLADAILVAVGRHANTQGLALEQAGIQTDNRGFIQTDNYLRVKGKDHIWAMGDVAGSPMFTYISLDDYRIVREQLFGQGMRSRDDRTIFPTTTFTEPPLSQIGMTETAALKAGRQVKVLKMKAEAIPKAKVLGQTDGLLKAIVDKDSDEILGVTLFCAEAHEMINLFKMAMDNHIPASYLKNQIFTHPTMSEGLNDLFA, encoded by the coding sequence ATGAAAACCATTCATACACAAAATTTAATTATCGGTTTTGGCAAAGCAGGTAAAACGTTGGCTGCTGACTTATCCAAACACGGTCAAGAGGTTATTTTAGTTGAACAAAATACCGAAATGTACGGAGGAACGTGTATTAACATCGGCTGCATCCCCAGCAAAAAATTATTGGTAGAAGGTGCAAAGCGCAGTTTAGAAAATGATAAAACATCGGTTTTTCAGGCTGCCATGTCTGCCAAAAATGGGCTAATTCCCAAATTGCGCACAGCAAATTTCGCCAAATTAGATAATTTGGACAATGTGCAAGTGATTCACGCAAAAGCACACTTCAAAGATGATAAAACCGTTATTTTACAATCAGATAATGATAAAACTGAAGTCAGTGCAGAACGTATTTTTATCAACACAGGCGCAGATTCTAACCGTTTAGATGTGGCTGGTGCAGATGGTAAACGCGTATTCTACAGCACCGAAATGTTATCACTAACAGAGCGTCCAAAACGTTTAATCATTGTTGGTGGTGGATACATTTCTTTGGAATTTGCGTTTATGTATAAACAATTTGGTAGCGAAGTAACTATTTTAGATAACAGCGAAACTTTCTTACCACGTGAAGACCGTGACGTAGCTGAAGAAATGTTACGCATTTTAAATAGTAAAAAAATCAATGTTGTACAAAACATGAATGTTCACGGTTTCGTGGAACATGCCCACGAAACCGTAGTTCAAACCACACAAGGCGATTTCTTAGCCGATGCAATTTTAGTGGCAGTGGGACGACATGCCAATACCCAAGGTTTGGCATTGGAACAAGCTGGTATTCAAACCGATAATCGCGGTTTTATTCAAACAGATAACTATTTGCGTGTAAAAGGAAAAGACCATATTTGGGCAATGGGCGATGTGGCTGGTAGCCCTATGTTTACTTACATTTCACTGGACGATTATCGCATTGTGCGTGAACAATTATTCGGACAAGGCATGCGCAGTCGCGATGATCGGACCATTTTCCCTACGACAACTTTTACCGAACCGCCTTTATCGCAAATCGGCATGACCGAAACCGCTGCTTTAAAAGCAGGTCGTCAAGTCAAAGTGTTAAAAATGAAAGCAGAAGCTATTCCAAAAGCCAAAGTTTTAGGGCAAACCGATGGCTTACTCAAAGCCATTGTGGACAAAGACAGTGATGAAATCTTGGGCGTTACCCTATTCTGTGCAGAAGCACATGAAATGATTAATTTATTTAAAATGGCAATGGATAATCATATTCCAGCATCTTATTTAAAAAATCAAATCTTTACACACCCAACCATGTCCGAAGGTTTAAATGATTTATTTGCTTAA
- the glf gene encoding UDP-galactopyranose mutase, translating into MKFLCVGAGFSCAVIARELAQSGHKVTVIDQRSHTAGNCHTERDKETNVMVHIYGPHIFHTNNETVWNYLQKFGEFMPYTNRVKAVSGGQVYSLPVNLHTINQFYGKTFSPKEAKAWITEQSDQSITEPQTFEEQAMKFVGKDLYQAFFKGYTAKQWGVSPTKLPASILKRLPVRFNYDDNYFAHKYQGMPKNGYTEIVDNILNHENITVQLNTPFDETMLSEYDHVFWSAPLDAWFKHQFGKLGYRTLDFEAFTDEGDFQGNAVINYCDEAVPYTRITEHKYFASWEQHEKTVCYKEFSRSCEDGDIPYYPIRLAEDQALLSQYENLANQAKGVSFVGRLGTYRYLDMDVTIAEALKTAQGVLDDLANNQAIQPFYFA; encoded by the coding sequence ATGAAATTTTTATGTGTAGGCGCAGGTTTTTCTTGCGCTGTTATTGCACGAGAATTGGCGCAATCAGGACACAAAGTTACAGTGATTGACCAACGTTCGCATACGGCAGGTAATTGCCATACTGAACGAGATAAAGAAACCAATGTAATGGTGCATATTTACGGTCCACATATTTTCCATACCAACAATGAAACAGTTTGGAATTACTTGCAAAAGTTTGGCGAATTTATGCCATACACAAACCGTGTAAAAGCTGTGAGTGGCGGTCAAGTATATTCATTGCCTGTTAATTTGCATACCATTAACCAATTTTATGGTAAAACTTTTTCTCCAAAAGAAGCCAAAGCATGGATTACCGAGCAATCAGACCAATCCATTACGGAACCGCAAACTTTTGAAGAGCAAGCAATGAAATTTGTTGGCAAAGATTTATATCAAGCTTTTTTTAAAGGTTATACCGCTAAACAATGGGGCGTGTCGCCAACGAAATTGCCAGCCAGTATTTTAAAACGTTTACCAGTTCGTTTTAATTATGATGATAATTATTTTGCCCACAAATATCAAGGTATGCCAAAAAATGGTTATACCGAAATCGTGGACAATATTTTAAATCATGAAAATATTACCGTTCAATTAAATACACCATTTGATGAAACTATGCTATCTGAATACGATCATGTTTTTTGGTCAGCACCATTAGACGCATGGTTCAAACATCAGTTTGGTAAATTGGGCTACCGTACTTTAGACTTTGAAGCCTTTACCGATGAAGGCGATTTTCAAGGTAATGCGGTGATTAATTATTGCGATGAAGCCGTGCCTTACACACGCATTACCGAGCATAAGTATTTTGCGTCTTGGGAGCAACATGAAAAAACAGTGTGTTATAAAGAATTTAGTCGTAGTTGTGAAGATGGGGATATTCCATACTATCCTATCCGTTTAGCGGAAGACCAAGCCTTGTTATCGCAATACGAAAACCTTGCTAATCAAGCCAAAGGTGTGAGTTTTGTAGGGCGTTTGGGAACATACCGCTACTTGGATATGGATGTAACCATTGCGGAAGCTTTAAAAACAGCCCAAGGCGTATTAGATGATTTAGCTAATAATCAAGCGATTCAGCCGTTTTATTTTGCTTAA
- a CDS encoding glycosyltransferase family 9 protein, with translation MATPLFLKRLKAQSAKWRLRIAKAWLDCAPNSDILPILLPNTVKSVIFLRQDGKIGDYIVSSFAFREIKKANPNIRIGVICSTKNQVIFANNPYIDDLHLVKAKSLVSYYQVGKSLAGQYDVAIEPTLVFRPRDLVLLRALNCPYNIGLDKADWRIFNLNIADKSQHFSDIYRIALEKCGFSDIDTTYEIPVQTASADKVSKFIQENQLYDYIALNFFGAANSRRFDVVNIHQILQQLTFSFPEQKFVLLTYPEVTPILQTLCQEFKQCFVYANTQTIQDSIELIRHAHTVISPDTAIIHIAKGLNKKIIGLYQVNPQNSANWHPNSEQAKILFFRQHINEITAEEIVNSLKLDC, from the coding sequence ATGGCAACTCCATTATTTTTAAAACGACTCAAAGCGCAATCAGCAAAATGGCGTTTGCGTATTGCTAAAGCATGGCTAGATTGTGCGCCTAATAGTGATATTTTGCCGATTTTGTTGCCAAATACCGTCAAAAGCGTTATTTTCTTGCGTCAAGATGGAAAAATTGGCGATTATATTGTGAGTTCGTTTGCGTTTCGTGAAATCAAAAAGGCTAATCCAAATATCCGAATTGGTGTGATTTGCAGTACAAAAAATCAAGTGATTTTTGCTAATAATCCGTATATTGATGACTTGCATTTGGTGAAAGCCAAATCATTGGTGAGCTATTATCAAGTTGGAAAATCGCTGGCGGGTCAATATGATGTGGCAATTGAACCAACTTTGGTGTTTCGTCCGCGTGATTTGGTGCTGTTACGCGCGTTAAATTGCCCTTACAACATCGGGCTAGATAAAGCCGATTGGCGCATTTTTAATCTCAATATTGCGGATAAATCGCAACATTTTAGCGATATTTATCGCATTGCATTAGAAAAATGTGGATTTTCGGATATTGATACAACTTACGAGATTCCTGTTCAGACTGCATCTGCGGATAAAGTTTCAAAATTTATTCAAGAAAATCAATTGTATGATTATATTGCGTTGAATTTTTTTGGTGCAGCTAATTCACGGCGATTTGATGTTGTCAATATTCACCAGATTTTGCAGCAACTAACGTTTTCATTTCCTGAACAAAAATTTGTATTGCTGACTTACCCAGAAGTAACGCCGATTTTGCAAACTTTATGCCAAGAATTTAAGCAATGTTTTGTTTATGCCAATACACAAACCATTCAAGATAGCATTGAATTGATTCGCCACGCACATACGGTGATTTCGCCCGATACGGCGATTATTCATATTGCAAAAGGTTTAAATAAAAAAATCATTGGTTTATATCAAGTTAATCCGCAAAATTCTGCTAATTGGCATCCCAATAGTGAGCAGGCTAAAATTTTATTTTTCAGGCAGCATATTAATGAAATTACTGCGGAAGAAATCGTCAATAGTTTAAAATTGGATTGTTGA
- the glyS gene encoding glycine--tRNA ligase subunit beta, producing MSQTLLIELLTEELPPKALNNLGNHFAQSIAEGLEKAQLIDGETQFTAYASPRRLAVQVQNVKAEQADQHIVKKGPAVTANEKAIEGFARSCGVEKGSLKIINDGKQDVYAHEFTQTGQKLADLLGDIVNAAVKKLPIPKVMRWGSSTHTFVRPVHGLVVMHGADVLPVSVLGLASRHFTLGHRFLSQGEVKFIQADDYAKQLAEQGKVIASFAERKNAIQAALNEQANSLNATVAADESLLDEVTALVEYPVVLQAAFEEHFLAVPQECLILTMQQNQKYFPLLDKNGKLMNRFLLVSNLQTNDPSHIISGNERVLRARLSDAEFFYKQDQKATLESRLPKLQSVVYHNKIGSQAERVERLQTIAAHIAGYLKADKAAAERAARLAKADLVTEMVGEFPELQGTMGKYYAQLDGEQPEIALAIEQHYQPRFAGDALPENRIGTAVALADKLETLVGIWGIGLIPTGDKDPYALRRSALGVLRMLMNDSLSINELLTFVFDSFPKDLLSENTVSEVADFMQARLAVLLQNDYPQDVVAAVLAQRPDRLNDLQAKLQAVKQFKQLPESVALAAANKRVQNLLKKSDDALGEVNPSLLAQDEEKALFAAVQALQPKVQTALSTQNFQAALSELATIKPQVDAFFDGVMVMVDDVAVKQNRLNLLNLLANLLNAVADIALLNE from the coding sequence ATGTCTCAAACTTTATTAATTGAACTCTTAACCGAAGAACTCCCGCCAAAAGCCTTAAATAATTTAGGTAACCATTTTGCGCAATCTATTGCTGAAGGCTTGGAAAAAGCACAGTTGATTGATGGCGAAACTCAATTCACAGCCTACGCATCGCCACGTCGTCTCGCTGTGCAAGTGCAAAACGTGAAAGCTGAACAAGCCGACCAGCACATCGTTAAGAAAGGCCCTGCCGTTACCGCCAATGAAAAGGCAATTGAAGGTTTTGCGCGTTCGTGTGGTGTTGAAAAAGGCAGCCTGAAAATCATTAACGATGGCAAACAAGACGTTTATGCGCATGAATTCACACAAACAGGGCAAAAATTAGCTGATTTATTGGGCGATATCGTCAATGCTGCCGTGAAAAAATTGCCGATTCCCAAAGTGATGCGTTGGGGCAGCAGTACGCATACATTTGTGCGCCCTGTGCATGGTTTGGTGGTGATGCATGGTGCGGACGTGTTGCCTGTGAGTGTGTTGGGTTTGGCGAGTCGCCATTTTACATTGGGACACCGTTTCTTGTCGCAAGGCGAAGTGAAATTCATTCAAGCTGATGATTATGCAAAACAATTAGCGGAACAAGGTAAAGTGATTGCGTCATTTGCCGAGCGCAAAAACGCGATTCAGGCAGCCCTAAATGAACAAGCAAACAGCCTAAATGCAACTGTCGCAGCTGATGAAAGCTTGTTGGACGAAGTAACCGCATTAGTGGAGTATCCCGTTGTTTTACAAGCTGCTTTTGAAGAGCATTTCCTTGCCGTGCCACAAGAATGCTTGATTTTGACCATGCAGCAAAATCAAAAATATTTCCCACTTTTGGATAAAAATGGCAAGTTGATGAATCGCTTTTTGTTGGTATCCAATTTGCAAACCAATGACCCGAGCCATATTATTTCGGGCAATGAACGCGTATTGCGTGCGCGTTTGTCGGATGCAGAATTTTTCTATAAGCAAGACCAAAAAGCAACTTTAGAAAGCCGTTTGCCAAAATTACAATCTGTTGTTTATCATAATAAAATTGGTTCACAAGCCGAACGCGTGGAACGCTTGCAAACGATTGCCGCGCATATTGCAGGCTACCTGAAAGCCGATAAAGCCGCTGCCGAACGCGCCGCGCGTTTAGCAAAAGCCGATTTGGTTACGGAAATGGTGGGTGAATTCCCCGAATTACAAGGCACGATGGGCAAATATTACGCGCAATTGGACGGCGAGCAACCTGAAATTGCGTTGGCGATTGAGCAGCACTATCAACCGCGTTTTGCGGGCGATGCGTTGCCTGAAAATAGGATTGGCACGGCGGTGGCGTTGGCGGATAAATTGGAAACTTTGGTCGGTATTTGGGGCATTGGCTTGATTCCAACGGGCGACAAAGACCCTTACGCGTTGCGCCGTTCGGCTTTGGGCGTGTTGCGTATGCTGATGAATGATTCTTTATCAATCAATGAGTTGTTAACATTTGTATTTGACAGCTTTCCCAAAGATTTGTTATCTGAAAATACTGTTAGCGAAGTGGCGGACTTTATGCAAGCGCGTTTGGCGGTGTTGTTGCAAAACGATTATCCGCAAGACGTGGTGGCGGCAGTATTGGCGCAACGTCCTGACCGCCTAAATGACTTGCAAGCGAAATTGCAAGCCGTTAAACAATTTAAGCAATTGCCCGAATCTGTCGCTTTGGCGGCCGCTAACAAACGCGTACAAAATCTGTTGAAAAAATCTGATGATGCTTTGGGTGAAGTCAATCCAAGTTTATTAGCCCAAGACGAAGAAAAAGCCTTGTTTGCTGCGGTGCAAGCCTTGCAACCAAAAGTTCAGACTGCTTTATCCACGCAAAACTTTCAGGCTGCCTTGTCTGAATTGGCAACGATTAAACCGCAAGTGGACGCATTTTTTGATGGCGTGATGGTTATGGTAGACGATGTAGCCGTGAAACAAAATCGTTTGAATTTGCTGAATTTATTGGCAAATTTATTGAATGCGGTGGCGGATATTGCTTTATTGAATGAGTAA
- the ftsZ gene encoding cell division protein FtsZ, which yields MDKPIYNFVEAPTGPAVIKVIGVGGGGCNAINNMIENPIQGVEYISANTDAQSLMDNIAPNKIQLGASLTRGLGAGANPEVGRAAAIEDREAIVKAISGADMLFITTGMGGGTGTGAAPVIAEIAKELGILTVAVVTRPFKHEGKRANVAQQGIETLKNHVDSLIVVPNDKLLAALGKGTTVREAFRAANNVLRNGVAGISEIVTSPGFINLDFADVKNMMSIVGMAMMGIGESKGSDRARIAIEQAISSPLLDDVSLSGAKGVLVNITTAPDCLILDEYQEIMSVVGDYASPDAELKFGTAEDMNMPEDAIRVTIIATGLRENSERGNDDMAHRHAMNSVNSHLRQSTTNTVRQSIPQPTINPDVLPGMEGVIRSGRNSRGVNLVAADFSSQSVLDDFEIPAMLRRQNNSNNNENSN from the coding sequence ATGGACAAACCGATTTATAACTTTGTGGAAGCACCTACGGGGCCGGCGGTTATCAAAGTTATCGGCGTGGGTGGCGGTGGCTGCAATGCAATTAATAATATGATTGAAAATCCCATTCAAGGGGTGGAATACATCAGCGCAAACACCGATGCTCAATCATTGATGGACAATATTGCCCCCAATAAAATTCAATTGGGTGCGAGTCTAACGCGTGGTTTGGGTGCTGGTGCGAATCCTGAAGTGGGTCGTGCAGCAGCTATTGAGGATCGTGAAGCAATTGTAAAAGCCATTAGTGGCGCAGATATGTTATTTATTACCACAGGTATGGGCGGTGGTACGGGTACAGGGGCAGCTCCCGTTATTGCCGAAATCGCCAAAGAATTGGGGATTCTAACTGTAGCTGTGGTTACTCGCCCATTTAAACATGAAGGTAAACGCGCCAACGTCGCACAACAAGGTATTGAAACCCTAAAAAATCATGTAGATTCATTGATTGTTGTGCCAAATGACAAACTATTGGCAGCTTTAGGTAAAGGTACAACCGTACGTGAAGCGTTCCGTGCAGCTAACAATGTATTGCGTAATGGCGTTGCGGGTATTTCTGAAATTGTTACTAGCCCTGGTTTCATCAATTTAGATTTCGCTGACGTAAAAAATATGATGAGCATCGTTGGCATGGCAATGATGGGTATTGGCGAATCCAAAGGTTCTGACCGTGCACGTATCGCAATTGAACAGGCTATTTCTAGCCCATTATTAGATGATGTAAGTTTAAGCGGTGCAAAAGGTGTTTTAGTTAATATTACCACTGCACCTGATTGCTTAATTTTAGATGAATATCAAGAAATTATGTCTGTAGTTGGTGATTATGCCTCCCCTGATGCTGAGCTGAAATTTGGTACGGCTGAAGACATGAATATGCCTGAAGATGCCATTCGTGTAACCATCATTGCAACTGGCTTACGTGAGAATTCAGAACGCGGTAATGACGATATGGCACATCGACACGCAATGAACAGCGTAAATAGTCATTTACGCCAAAGCACAACTAATACAGTGCGTCAGTCTATTCCACAACCAACTATTAACCCTGATGTATTACCTGGCATGGAAGGCGTAATCCGTTCAGGTCGCAATAGTCGCGGTGTGAATTTGGTAGCTGCAGATTTTTCTAGTCAATCGGTTTTAGATGATTTTGAAATTCCTGCTATGTTACGCCGTCAAAATAACAGCAATAACAATGAAAACAGTAACTAA
- a CDS encoding glycosyltransferase, which translates to MNILQHLVFPNFDIEAPDDLYVRPWGGAVVSRSEKQVNFYQKGSGCAFDTFFNSLTIQTWKNETPVRQIKLRLFGKGEFFIRIRRHKLHTEMRHLSEQKITLTEQGVDVDFGNLEDHTEGMLFFELISLADDNFINKGFYYTELAPVNSVKLGIVITHFNRKHYVLPAIDRVSKDLLQDPYFKDKISLIVVDNSQNITPEEAQCAIVIPNQNLGGSGGFTRGLMYLEDQKDYTHCLFMDDDASCEIESIRRAYALLQYTTTEKFAVSGAQLRELAPTVIHEKGACFRKQRIASLHHGRDIRHVHELLLAEQNELQANYGAWWFFAFKIKDVSHHPFPFFVRGDDISFSLYNNFKVCTLNGIGVWGEDFWVKESPMTRYLGVRSFLACHILGDTGVTKKELKQNFKVWYLGCINSYNYTSAKAIYFALVDSLLGTKLYSCDIDANKARSKIAALPQDEKMKPIRREDYELKFVAHPSKNRCRMRKWIRKLTLNYLLMPECVMKKGVVFQPKHFSANLDQTYRFKEIYYEHEATRTGYVVKFDRQRLWQAYKDYFAALKLIDEKFDSAKADYLAHQDELTSRAFWEKVYSQDLKK; encoded by the coding sequence ATGAATATTTTACAACATCTTGTTTTCCCAAATTTTGATATTGAAGCTCCTGACGATTTATATGTGCGTCCATGGGGTGGTGCGGTTGTTTCGCGTTCAGAAAAACAAGTTAATTTTTATCAAAAAGGCTCAGGCTGTGCTTTTGACACCTTTTTTAATTCATTGACCATTCAGACATGGAAAAATGAAACGCCTGTTCGTCAAATTAAATTAAGATTATTTGGCAAAGGTGAATTTTTTATCAGAATTAGGCGTCATAAATTGCACACAGAAATGAGACATTTGAGTGAGCAAAAAATTACTTTAACAGAACAGGGTGTTGATGTAGATTTTGGCAATTTGGAAGATCATACTGAAGGTATGTTGTTTTTTGAATTGATTTCATTGGCTGATGATAATTTTATCAATAAAGGTTTTTATTATACTGAGTTAGCGCCAGTGAATTCTGTGAAATTAGGGATTGTGATTACTCACTTTAATCGCAAGCACTATGTATTACCAGCGATTGACCGCGTTTCAAAAGATTTGTTACAAGACCCTTATTTTAAAGATAAAATCAGTTTAATTGTGGTGGATAATTCCCAAAATATCACACCCGAAGAAGCGCAATGCGCAATTGTGATTCCAAACCAGAATTTGGGTGGTTCTGGTGGATTTACGCGTGGTTTGATGTATTTGGAAGACCAAAAAGATTATACGCATTGTTTGTTTATGGACGATGATGCTTCGTGTGAGATTGAAAGTATTCGCCGTGCTTACGCTTTATTACAATATACAACAACTGAAAAATTTGCGGTATCAGGAGCGCAATTAAGAGAATTAGCTCCTACTGTTATCCATGAAAAAGGTGCTTGCTTCAGAAAACAGAGAATAGCATCTTTGCATCATGGTAGAGATATTAGGCATGTTCATGAATTATTATTAGCTGAACAAAATGAATTACAAGCAAATTATGGTGCATGGTGGTTCTTTGCTTTTAAAATTAAAGATGTTTCTCATCATCCATTTCCATTTTTTGTGAGAGGAGATGATATTTCTTTCAGTTTATATAATAATTTTAAAGTCTGTACATTAAATGGCATTGGTGTATGGGGAGAGGACTTTTGGGTTAAAGAAAGTCCAATGACTAGATATTTAGGGGTCAGATCATTTTTAGCTTGCCATATTTTAGGCGATACGGGCGTAACTAAAAAAGAATTAAAGCAAAATTTTAAGGTATGGTATTTAGGTTGTATTAATTCTTATAATTATACGTCTGCAAAAGCTATTTATTTCGCTTTAGTAGATTCTTTGTTGGGTACTAAGTTATATTCTTGCGATATAGATGCGAATAAAGCACGTTCAAAAATTGCTGCTTTACCGCAAGATGAAAAAATGAAACCCATTAGACGAGAAGATTATGAGTTGAAATTTGTTGCGCATCCGTCAAAAAATCGTTGCCGTATGCGAAAATGGATTCGTAAATTAACATTAAATTATTTGTTAATGCCTGAATGTGTTATGAAAAAAGGCGTAGTCTTCCAACCTAAACATTTTAGTGCAAATTTAGACCAAACCTATCGTTTTAAAGAAATTTATTACGAACATGAAGCAACTAGAACGGGTTATGTCGTAAAATTTGATCGTCAGCGTTTATGGCAGGCATATAAAGATTATTTTGCTGCTTTAAAATTAATTGATGAAAAATTTGATTCTGCAAAAGCAGATTATTTGGCTCATCAAGATGAACTGACTTCTCGTGCATTTTGGGAAAAAGTATATAGCCAAGATTTGAAAAAATAG